A DNA window from Streptomyces canus contains the following coding sequences:
- a CDS encoding DUF2637 domain-containing protein codes for MRLTDISLNWLLPGAVLLLGMLAAVAVLARSKRSGGEHAKDDSWERSEERRRRKEAIYGTASYVLLFCCAAVAAALSFHGLVGFGQQNLNLSGGWEYLVPFGLDGAAMFCSVLAVREASHGDAALGSRILVWTFAGAAAWFNWVHAPRGFGHDGAPQFFSGMSLSAAVLFDRALKQTRKAALREQGLVPRPLPQIRIVRWVRAPRETYKAWSLMLLENVRSLDEAVDEVREDKREKEAARLRRRGEQRVERAQLKAISRGHRGFVGRGGGRQLESQAAPALERASAEPAIPNPEPLPVRQRPSLQPVRGASESPSVDLTAEDDTMALPRLDSLERKLKDLEQQFG; via the coding sequence ATGAGACTGACCGACATATCGCTGAACTGGTTGCTTCCGGGCGCCGTACTGCTCCTGGGCATGCTGGCGGCGGTGGCGGTGCTCGCGCGGAGCAAGCGGTCCGGCGGGGAGCACGCGAAAGACGACTCGTGGGAGCGGAGCGAGGAGCGCCGCAGGCGCAAGGAGGCCATATACGGCACCGCCTCCTATGTCCTTCTGTTCTGCTGTGCGGCGGTGGCAGCCGCCCTCTCCTTCCACGGTCTGGTGGGCTTCGGCCAGCAGAACCTGAACCTGTCCGGCGGCTGGGAGTACCTCGTCCCGTTCGGCCTGGACGGCGCGGCCATGTTCTGTTCCGTGCTCGCGGTGCGGGAGGCCAGCCACGGTGACGCGGCCCTCGGCTCCCGGATACTCGTGTGGACGTTCGCCGGCGCGGCGGCCTGGTTCAACTGGGTGCACGCGCCCAGGGGGTTCGGCCACGACGGCGCGCCGCAGTTCTTCTCCGGCATGTCCCTCTCGGCCGCCGTCCTCTTCGACCGCGCGCTGAAGCAGACCCGCAAGGCCGCGCTGCGCGAGCAGGGTCTGGTGCCGCGTCCGCTGCCCCAGATCCGCATAGTCCGCTGGGTGAGGGCGCCGCGTGAGACGTACAAGGCCTGGTCGCTGATGCTGCTGGAGAACGTGCGCAGCCTCGACGAGGCGGTCGACGAGGTTCGCGAGGACAAGCGCGAGAAGGAAGCGGCCCGACTGCGTCGGCGCGGCGAGCAGCGCGTCGAGCGCGCCCAGCTCAAGGCGATCAGCCGGGGACACCGCGGCTTCGTCGGCCGGGGCGGCGGGCGCCAGTTGGAGTCCCAGGCGGCCCCGGCTCTGGAGCGAGCCTCCGCGGAGCCTGCCATACCCAACCCCGAGCCGCTGCCCGTACGCCAGCGTCCCTCTCTCCAGCCCGTCCGCGGCGCGTCTGAGTCGCCCTCCGTCGACCTCACCGCGGAGGACGACACAATGGCCCTGCCGCGTCTCGACTCGCTGGAGCGCAAACTCAAGGATCTTGAGCAGCAGTTCGGCTGA
- a CDS encoding (2Fe-2S)-binding protein: MPIPPPAPRSAVTAAYARVTEALPVLTVTELPEDTPLPTGDGWVTAAALAGNDTALDIFLAWDDEQILRDNARKGRPDVIAGFGLHRYAWPACLLFTAPWFLHRRVPRYPVTQVSYDRTRGPMNLAVHPGLFACLPDDPAAALPGAYTVPDEECLRAELRDAIAEHMEPLLGAFGPRMRRRGRALWGMVTDEIVEGIWYVAELLGEHEKRRAEHALELLLPGTTKPYVGSPGFRVLTDPDGRPLATRDRISCCMYYTLDPDDICATCPRTCDTDRIAKLTAAAAS; encoded by the coding sequence ATGCCCATACCGCCGCCCGCCCCCCGCTCCGCCGTCACAGCCGCCTACGCGCGCGTGACCGAGGCTCTCCCGGTGCTGACGGTCACGGAGCTGCCCGAGGACACCCCCCTCCCGACCGGTGACGGCTGGGTCACCGCCGCGGCCCTCGCGGGGAACGACACCGCCCTGGACATCTTCCTCGCGTGGGACGACGAGCAGATCCTCAGGGACAACGCCAGGAAGGGCCGCCCGGACGTGATCGCCGGCTTCGGACTGCACCGCTACGCCTGGCCTGCCTGTCTCCTCTTCACGGCACCGTGGTTCCTGCACCGCAGGGTCCCCCGCTACCCGGTGACCCAGGTCTCCTACGACCGCACCCGGGGCCCGATGAACCTCGCGGTCCACCCGGGCCTGTTCGCCTGCCTCCCGGACGACCCGGCCGCCGCGCTCCCCGGCGCGTACACGGTCCCCGACGAGGAGTGCCTGCGGGCCGAACTGAGGGACGCGATCGCCGAGCACATGGAGCCGCTCCTCGGCGCCTTCGGCCCGCGCATGCGCCGCCGCGGCAGGGCCCTGTGGGGCATGGTGACCGACGAGATCGTCGAGGGGATCTGGTACGTCGCCGAGCTCCTCGGCGAGCACGAGAAGCGCCGGGCCGAACACGCCCTGGAGCTCCTCCTGCCGGGGACGACGAAGCCGTACGTCGGCTCCCCGGGCTTCCGCGTGCTCACCGACCCCGACGGCAGGCCCCTGGCCACCCGGGACCGGATCAGCTGCTGCATGTACTACACACTGGATCCGGACGACATCTGCGCGACCTGCCCGCGCACCTGCGACACGGACCGGATCGCCAAGCTCACGGCGGCCGCGGCCAGTTGA
- a CDS encoding PucR family transcriptional regulator, with protein sequence MRLRALLDTDALGLRLLGGEDELDRTVRGVMTTDLRDPSRYLSGGELVLTGLAWRRDAADSEPFVRLLVQAGVAGLAAGEAELGNVPEDLIVACVRHRLPLFAVHESVAFATITEHVVRQVSGERAGDLAAVVDRHRRMMTSGPAGGGPDVVLDLLGSDLDLRAWVLSPTGRLIAGPKVAGPGLPADTCAKLAAEHLAAARTGRRGPHRVTLGSSTYSLFPVRSSGRSPQASRDIRETVLSDWLLAVEADAGDWPEERLDLLRGVTQLIAVERDRRDAARTVRRRLAQEVLELVQTGAAPAEIAARLRVAAPVLLPGLGAAPHWQVVVARVEWQDGDLEGGPVAQSLLEEILVDPSATGPEPSDRIAVAHTGDEAIALVPLPAVSTEHDGSEAGILADALLESVRDPLAAGLDDDGRVTLGVSASVHSAEGLRGALEEARHARRVAAARAGRVCAAGHQELASHVLLLPFVPDDVRRAFTARLLDPLRDYDRRHRAELIPTLEAFLDCDGSWTRCATRLHLHVNTLRYRVGRIEQLTSRDLSRLEDKLDFFLALRMS encoded by the coding sequence TCGCACCGTGCGCGGGGTGATGACCACGGACCTGCGCGACCCGAGCCGCTATCTCTCGGGCGGGGAACTGGTCCTGACGGGCCTTGCCTGGCGCCGGGACGCCGCCGACTCGGAGCCTTTCGTGCGACTCCTCGTGCAGGCCGGAGTGGCCGGGCTGGCGGCCGGTGAGGCGGAACTGGGCAACGTCCCGGAGGATCTGATCGTCGCCTGCGTCCGCCACCGCCTCCCGCTGTTCGCGGTGCACGAGTCGGTGGCCTTCGCGACGATCACCGAGCATGTCGTACGGCAGGTCTCGGGGGAGCGGGCCGGCGACCTGGCGGCCGTGGTGGACCGCCACCGCCGCATGATGACCTCGGGCCCGGCGGGCGGCGGCCCGGACGTGGTCCTCGACCTCCTGGGCTCCGACCTGGACCTGCGCGCCTGGGTCCTGTCCCCCACCGGCCGTCTGATCGCGGGCCCGAAGGTGGCGGGCCCCGGTCTCCCTGCGGACACCTGCGCGAAGCTCGCGGCGGAACACCTGGCGGCGGCCCGCACCGGGCGCCGCGGGCCCCACCGTGTCACGCTCGGCTCGTCGACGTACTCCCTCTTCCCGGTCCGCAGCTCCGGCCGCTCCCCCCAGGCCTCCAGGGACATACGCGAGACGGTCCTGTCGGACTGGCTGCTCGCGGTGGAGGCGGACGCCGGCGACTGGCCGGAGGAACGCCTGGACCTCCTCCGGGGCGTCACCCAGCTGATCGCGGTCGAGCGGGACCGCAGGGACGCGGCCCGCACGGTCCGCCGCCGCCTGGCCCAGGAGGTCCTGGAACTGGTCCAGACGGGAGCGGCACCGGCCGAGATCGCCGCCCGCCTCAGGGTGGCCGCCCCGGTCCTCCTCCCCGGCCTGGGAGCGGCCCCCCACTGGCAGGTGGTGGTGGCCAGGGTCGAGTGGCAGGACGGCGACCTGGAGGGCGGTCCCGTGGCCCAGTCGCTCCTGGAGGAGATCCTGGTGGACCCGTCGGCCACGGGTCCCGAACCCTCCGACCGCATAGCGGTGGCCCACACGGGCGACGAGGCGATCGCCCTGGTCCCCCTCCCGGCGGTCTCCACCGAGCACGACGGCTCCGAGGCCGGCATCCTGGCCGACGCCCTCCTGGAATCCGTACGGGACCCCCTCGCGGCCGGCCTGGACGACGACGGCAGGGTCACCCTGGGCGTCAGCGCGTCGGTCCACTCGGCGGAGGGACTCAGAGGCGCCCTGGAGGAGGCCCGCCACGCCCGCAGGGTGGCGGCGGCCCGCGCCGGCCGGGTCTGCGCGGCAGGCCACCAGGAGCTGGCCTCGCACGTCCTGCTGCTGCCCTTCGTGCCGGACGACGTCCGCCGAGCCTTCACAGCCCGCCTCCTCGACCCGCTGCGCGACTACGACCGCCGCCACCGGGCCGAGCTGATCCCCACCCTGGAGGCCTTCCTGGACTGCGACGGCTCCTGGACCCGCTGCGCGACCCGTCTCCACCTGCACGTCAACACGCTGCGCTACCGCGTCGGGCGGATCGAACAGTTGACGAGCCGGGACCTCTCACGCCTCGAGGACAAGCTGGATTTCTTCCTGGCACTGCGGATGAGCTGA
- a CDS encoding helix-turn-helix domain-containing protein, with protein sequence MSAPEPQDDVQEFAALLRRLKERTDRSYGSLARRLNMNTSTLHRYCAGDAVPVDFAPVERFAALCGASAEERMDLHRLWLSAVAARQRPRAGEAAEAARPPADAAAGTVGATATEAAVGEGSGAGATDHATAAADRAPAADGGTSATADGVTAAAGTAVVGGAVSGGAVSGGAVGEMGAATDSRAASGGAVDELSAATDSGAVGDSVPSLGAVGEMGAATDSRAASGGAVDELSAATDSCAVGDSVPSLGAVGEMGAATDSHAVAVGAVSGEVGASSEGEGGALIAGRGAPPRPWYRRRRVAMAAAAAVALLATLGSLSALPSGRSASDEVAQAPDPSSSTTTTASGSPRHSPSKSPSASATSGSPSPKGTRNSPSASATGGGAATKGTGKSGQQGAATGTPLTWTVNSHVWNAGCGHDYVIDKPPAQVPPPPTAQDAANWAGTLGAIHGRQTMVQISVQGRNSTAVVLEDLRVRVVSRETPAKGNAYAMDQGCGGALTPRYFSVDLDKDRPIAHSQSGNDGENVIPAVRMPYRVSSEDPEVLLVTAETEGCDCNWYLELDWSSQGRTGTARVDDNGRPFRTTAIKGLPRYWYGTNTAGERAWVDYDS encoded by the coding sequence TTGTCGGCACCGGAACCACAGGACGATGTCCAGGAGTTCGCGGCCCTGCTGCGGCGCCTGAAGGAGCGCACGGACCGCAGCTACGGTTCGCTGGCCCGGCGGCTGAACATGAACACCTCGACCCTGCACCGGTATTGCGCGGGCGACGCGGTACCGGTCGACTTCGCACCCGTCGAGCGGTTCGCGGCGCTGTGCGGGGCATCGGCCGAGGAGCGGATGGATCTGCACCGGCTGTGGCTCTCGGCGGTGGCGGCGCGACAGCGGCCACGGGCCGGGGAGGCGGCGGAGGCCGCGCGTCCGCCGGCGGACGCGGCAGCGGGGACGGTCGGCGCTACGGCAACGGAAGCAGCAGTCGGCGAGGGAAGCGGGGCAGGGGCAACTGACCACGCGACGGCGGCGGCTGATCGGGCACCCGCGGCAGATGGCGGTACGTCAGCGACAGCCGACGGCGTGACCGCGGCGGCTGGCACCGCGGTGGTCGGCGGCGCGGTGAGCGGCGGTGCGGTGAGCGGCGGTGCGGTCGGCGAAATGGGCGCGGCGACAGACAGCCGCGCGGCGAGCGGCGGTGCGGTCGACGAGCTGAGCGCAGCGACAGACAGCGGCGCGGTGGGCGACAGCGTGCCGAGCCTCGGCGCGGTCGGCGAAATGGGCGCGGCGACAGACAGCCGCGCGGCGAGCGGCGGTGCGGTCGACGAGCTGAGCGCAGCGACAGACAGCTGCGCGGTGGGCGACAGCGTGCCGAGCCTCGGCGCGGTCGGCGAAATGGGCGCGGCGACAGACAGCCACGCGGTGGCCGTCGGTGCGGTGAGCGGCGAGGTGGGCGCGAGTTCCGAGGGTGAGGGGGGCGCCTTGATCGCGGGGCGCGGTGCCCCGCCCCGCCCCTGGTACCGCCGTCGGCGCGTCGCCATGGCCGCGGCCGCCGCGGTGGCGCTTCTCGCGACGCTGGGCAGTCTGTCGGCGCTGCCCTCGGGGCGTTCCGCGTCGGACGAGGTCGCTCAGGCCCCGGACCCGTCGTCCTCTACGACTACGACGGCGTCGGGCTCGCCCCGCCACTCCCCGTCCAAGTCGCCGAGCGCCTCCGCCACCTCCGGCTCCCCGTCGCCCAAGGGCACCCGGAACAGCCCCTCCGCGTCGGCGACGGGCGGCGGCGCCGCCACGAAGGGCACAGGCAAGTCCGGACAGCAGGGAGCCGCCACCGGTACCCCGCTCACCTGGACCGTCAACTCCCACGTCTGGAACGCGGGCTGCGGCCACGACTACGTCATCGACAAGCCGCCCGCCCAGGTCCCGCCGCCCCCGACGGCCCAGGACGCCGCGAACTGGGCAGGCACGCTGGGCGCGATCCACGGCCGGCAGACCATGGTGCAGATCTCGGTGCAGGGCCGGAACTCGACGGCCGTCGTCCTGGAGGACCTCCGGGTCCGGGTCGTCTCACGCGAGACCCCGGCCAAGGGCAACGCGTACGCCATGGACCAGGGTTGCGGAGGCGCTCTCACCCCGCGCTACTTCTCCGTCGACCTGGACAAGGACCGGCCGATCGCCCACTCGCAGTCCGGCAACGACGGCGAGAACGTCATCCCGGCCGTCAGGATGCCCTACCGCGTCTCCTCCGAGGACCCGGAGGTGCTGCTGGTCACGGCGGAGACCGAGGGCTGCGACTGCAATTGGTACCTGGAACTGGACTGGTCCTCCCAGGGCCGCACCGGTACGGCCCGCGTCGACGACAACGGCCGCCCGTTCCGCACGACCGCCATCAAGGGCCTGCCCCGTTACTGGTACGGCACGAACACCGCAGGTGAGCGGGCCTGGGTGGACTACGACAGCTAG
- a CDS encoding bleomycin resistance protein gives MPEIAFTEVAPVVPVRNLAAALERYRRLGFAARAYDGPQRYGFVERGAVSMHLSEWSEHDPLRTGAVVYLYVSDADAVHAEWAASGVEGRFVEPADTPYGLREFAYVDPDGTAHRVGSASVS, from the coding sequence ATGCCAGAAATCGCCTTCACCGAAGTCGCGCCCGTCGTCCCTGTCCGGAACCTTGCCGCGGCCCTGGAGCGATACCGTCGGCTGGGCTTCGCCGCGCGTGCCTACGACGGTCCGCAGCGGTACGGCTTCGTCGAACGGGGTGCGGTCTCGATGCACCTCAGCGAGTGGTCCGAGCACGACCCTCTGCGCACCGGAGCCGTCGTCTACCTGTACGTGAGCGACGCCGACGCCGTCCATGCCGAGTGGGCGGCCTCCGGCGTCGAGGGCCGCTTCGTCGAGCCGGCCGACACGCCTTACGGGCTACGGGAGTTCGCCTACGTGGACCCCGACGGCACGGCTCACCGTGTGGGGTCCGCGTCCGTCTCCTAG
- a CDS encoding ATP-binding protein, translating into MEEKADSALEQAQSPQLRRRLEQADLGAVPETRRALRELLRHWGRPGRSEIAELLTSELVTNALVHTDHDAVVTATVGPRALRVEVRDFVARRPRMRVPTADDGTHGRGLVLVQSLADAWGVRAHGVGKAVWFELDAGTA; encoded by the coding sequence GTGGAGGAGAAGGCCGACAGCGCCCTGGAGCAGGCGCAGTCGCCTCAGCTCCGGCGCAGACTGGAGCAGGCGGACCTGGGGGCCGTACCTGAGACACGCAGGGCCTTGCGCGAGCTGTTACGACATTGGGGGAGGCCCGGACGATCCGAGATAGCCGAACTGCTCACCAGTGAACTCGTCACCAACGCACTCGTGCACACCGACCACGACGCGGTCGTCACGGCCACGGTGGGGCCCCGGGCGCTGAGGGTCGAGGTGCGGGACTTCGTCGCCCGCAGACCCCGGATGCGCGTACCGACCGCCGACGACGGTACACATGGCAGGGGTCTGGTCCTGGTGCAGTCGCTCGCGGACGCCTGGGGCGTACGGGCACACGGCGTGGGCAAGGCCGTCTGGTTCGAACTCGACGCCGGAACGGCGTGA
- a CDS encoding GntR family transcriptional regulator translates to MKQGVQGSAGTGGVERDVDLAVGAVRVPPQMRASDAARARADAGSGVRGEHTHSEVPIPRPVIQRASVRGQILDALRTALVTGELRPGEVYSAPALGERFGVSATPVREAMQQLALEGAVEVVPNRGFRVVERGARELAELAEVRALIEVPVVLRLARSVPVERWAELRPVAEASVRAASSGCRATYAEADRAFHSAVLSLSGNEQLVQIAEDLHRRSQWPLVGGSAARGRADLIADAAEHTALLDALIARDLDVVRGLVGGHFAGRS, encoded by the coding sequence GTGAAGCAGGGTGTGCAGGGCTCCGCCGGGACGGGGGGTGTGGAGCGGGACGTGGACCTGGCCGTGGGCGCGGTTCGGGTACCGCCGCAGATGCGGGCCTCCGACGCGGCGCGGGCCCGGGCCGATGCGGGTTCCGGGGTCCGGGGTGAGCACACGCACAGCGAGGTGCCGATTCCGCGGCCTGTCATCCAGCGGGCCTCCGTGCGGGGGCAGATCCTCGACGCTTTGCGTACGGCGTTGGTCACCGGGGAGTTGCGGCCCGGTGAGGTGTACTCGGCGCCTGCGCTGGGGGAGCGCTTCGGGGTGTCCGCCACGCCGGTGCGGGAGGCCATGCAGCAGCTCGCGTTGGAGGGGGCCGTCGAGGTTGTTCCCAACCGTGGGTTCAGGGTCGTCGAGCGGGGGGCCCGTGAGCTGGCCGAGTTGGCCGAGGTGCGGGCGCTGATCGAGGTGCCGGTGGTGTTGCGGCTGGCGCGGAGCGTGCCGGTGGAGCGGTGGGCGGAGCTGCGGCCGGTGGCGGAGGCGAGCGTGCGGGCGGCGTCGTCGGGATGCCGGGCCACGTACGCGGAGGCCGATCGGGCCTTCCACAGCGCGGTGCTGTCGCTGTCGGGGAACGAGCAACTCGTGCAGATCGCGGAGGACTTGCACCGGCGGTCTCAGTGGCCGCTGGTAGGTGGTTCCGCGGCGCGGGGGCGGGCGGACCTGATCGCGGACGCGGCAGAGCACACGGCGCTGTTGGACGCGTTGATCGCGCGGGATCTGGATGTGGTGCGGGGGCTGGTGGGCGGGCATTTCGCCGGGAGGTCCTGA